A window of Streptomyces marispadix contains these coding sequences:
- a CDS encoding lytic transglycosylase domain-containing protein: protein MTGTAIAAATMAALTASQAPGAEVDHRVGDPGKERPDEAQPDGAPGDDAYHTELPPLESPAPPRTSPGPSESGIPASVLAAYKMAARSLGASDAACGLRWELLAAIGKVESGQARGGAVDKSGTTLKPILGPVLNGSGFARIHDTDGGRLDGDKRFDRAVGPMQFIPSTWSRWGADGNGDGSRDPANIQDAALAAAGYLCAGERDLGTKAGLHRSVLSYNDSRAYLRTVLAWYDFYRKGTHKVPDGTGPLPDSPGAGATDGAGKGNGSHGGSGSHKPGKGHGGGNGDGGHDSPAPSPGTPTDLKPVLAGPLTAYTGGTFEQRPRVKAVNASGKAVKGVRIKYTIKGDTDARFPGGRTSATAPTGADGISLAPVIDAGERAGEFTVSATAEGRDLSAAKMHATVSPKYTFARTPEGPLKAPVDSEFTEIKVELEHEKEAAGGVPVTATMITEDGEENTKGPYFKDLFGNEDRSITKTTGGGVLSKKGVLELPAVHTDGHTGTYTLRLTTEDGSTYDIPLKVTAK from the coding sequence GTGACCGGCACGGCTATCGCCGCCGCCACCATGGCGGCGCTGACCGCGTCTCAGGCACCCGGCGCCGAAGTGGACCACCGCGTGGGCGACCCCGGCAAGGAACGCCCCGACGAGGCACAGCCCGACGGCGCCCCCGGCGACGACGCGTACCACACCGAGCTGCCGCCGCTGGAATCCCCCGCACCGCCTCGCACTTCACCCGGCCCGTCCGAGTCCGGCATACCCGCGTCGGTCCTCGCCGCGTACAAGATGGCCGCACGCTCACTCGGCGCCTCCGACGCCGCATGCGGGCTGCGCTGGGAACTCCTCGCCGCGATCGGCAAGGTCGAGTCGGGGCAGGCACGCGGCGGAGCCGTCGACAAGTCCGGCACCACCCTCAAGCCGATCCTCGGCCCGGTGCTGAACGGCTCGGGCTTCGCCCGCATCCACGACACCGACGGCGGACGCCTCGACGGCGACAAGCGCTTCGACCGGGCCGTCGGGCCGATGCAGTTCATACCCTCGACTTGGTCGCGCTGGGGCGCAGACGGCAACGGCGACGGCAGCCGCGACCCCGCAAACATCCAGGACGCCGCGCTGGCCGCCGCCGGGTATCTCTGCGCGGGCGAACGGGACTTGGGCACCAAGGCGGGACTCCACCGCTCTGTCCTCAGCTACAACGACTCCCGCGCCTATCTGCGTACCGTCCTCGCCTGGTACGACTTCTACCGCAAGGGCACGCACAAGGTTCCCGACGGCACCGGACCGCTGCCCGACTCACCCGGCGCCGGCGCCACGGACGGCGCCGGCAAGGGCAACGGCTCCCACGGCGGCTCCGGTTCCCACAAACCCGGCAAGGGCCACGGCGGCGGCAACGGCGACGGCGGCCACGACTCTCCCGCACCCAGCCCCGGCACCCCCACCGACCTCAAGCCCGTACTCGCCGGCCCGCTCACCGCCTACACCGGCGGCACCTTCGAACAGCGCCCGCGGGTAAAGGCCGTCAACGCCTCCGGCAAGGCCGTCAAGGGTGTGCGCATCAAATACACCATCAAGGGCGACACCGACGCCCGCTTCCCCGGCGGCAGGACCTCGGCCACCGCACCCACCGGCGCCGACGGCATCTCCCTCGCCCCCGTCATCGACGCGGGCGAACGCGCAGGGGAGTTCACCGTCTCGGCCACGGCCGAGGGCCGCGACCTGTCCGCCGCGAAGATGCATGCGACCGTCTCCCCGAAGTACACCTTCGCCCGCACCCCCGAGGGCCCCCTGAAGGCCCCCGTCGACTCGGAGTTCACCGAGATCAAGGTCGAACTCGAACACGAGAAGGAGGCGGCCGGCGGGGTCCCCGTCACCGCCACCATGATCACCGAGGACGGCGAAGAGAACACCAAGGGCCCTTACTTCAAGGACCTGTTCGGCAACGAGGACCGCTCGATCACCAAGACCACGGGCGGCGGAGTGCTCAGCAAGAAGGGCGTACTGGAACTGCCCGCCGTCCACACCGACGGCCACACCGGCACCTACACCCTCCGCCTCACCACCGAGGACGGCTCCACCTACGACATCCCCCTGAAGGTCACCGCCAAGTAG
- a CDS encoding class I SAM-dependent methyltransferase: MIQDDGGRNFAAAGPAGTDPGAEPAAVRRQAGGAESSRANRGWWDRNADEYQDDHGAFLGDARFVWCPEGLDEAEARLLGPAAGLRGRRVLEVGAGAAQCSRWLAAQGALPVALDLSHRQLLHALRIGGADAPAGGGGAGPGSGTRLPLVEADARALPFADGSFDMACSAYGALPFVADPLRVLREVRRVLRPGGRWVFSVTHPMRWALPDEPGPEGLTVIGSYFDRTPYVEEDERGRAVYVEHHRTLGDRVRDLVAAGFRLLDVVEPEWPEWNSQEWGGWSPLRGRLIPGTAIFVCEHDGAAGRP; the protein is encoded by the coding sequence ATGATCCAAGACGACGGCGGCAGGAACTTCGCGGCGGCCGGGCCCGCGGGTACCGATCCCGGTGCGGAACCGGCGGCCGTGCGCAGGCAGGCCGGCGGCGCCGAGAGCAGCCGGGCCAACCGCGGCTGGTGGGACCGGAACGCCGACGAGTACCAGGACGATCACGGTGCGTTCCTCGGCGACGCGCGTTTCGTGTGGTGCCCCGAGGGTCTGGACGAGGCGGAGGCGCGGCTGCTGGGTCCGGCCGCCGGGCTGCGCGGGCGGCGGGTGCTGGAGGTGGGCGCCGGTGCCGCGCAGTGCTCGCGGTGGCTGGCCGCGCAGGGCGCCCTTCCCGTCGCGCTGGACCTCTCGCACCGGCAGCTTCTGCACGCGCTGCGCATCGGCGGCGCGGACGCTCCCGCCGGTGGCGGAGGCGCCGGGCCGGGTTCCGGTACGCGGTTGCCGCTGGTGGAGGCGGACGCGCGGGCACTGCCGTTCGCTGACGGGTCGTTCGACATGGCCTGTTCCGCTTACGGGGCGCTGCCGTTCGTGGCCGATCCGCTGCGGGTGCTGAGGGAGGTCCGGCGGGTGCTGAGGCCGGGTGGGCGCTGGGTGTTCTCGGTGACGCATCCGATGCGCTGGGCGCTGCCGGACGAGCCGGGCCCGGAGGGGCTTACGGTGATCGGCTCGTACTTCGACCGCACTCCTTATGTGGAGGAGGACGAGCGGGGGCGGGCGGTCTACGTCGAGCATCACCGGACACTGGGCGACCGCGTGCGGGATCTGGTGGCCGCGGGTTTCCGGCTGCTGGACGTCGTAGAGCCGGAGTGGCCGGAGTGGAACTCGCAGGAGTGGGGCGGGTGGTCGCCGCTGCGGGGGCGGCTGATCCCCGGGACTGCGATCTTCGTGTGCGAGCACGACGGGGCGGCGGGGCGTCCGTAG